In Malus sylvestris chromosome 16, drMalSylv7.2, whole genome shotgun sequence, the following are encoded in one genomic region:
- the LOC126607729 gene encoding 60S ribosomal protein L38-like, with protein MGSHDPLEGMEITLELLKKKEFNCRLKKKEAAGAWIASSNFEREFAASGLDQATSKMPKQIHEIKDFLLTARRKDARNVKIKRTKDAVKFKVQCSKYLYTLCVFDSENADKLKQSLPPGLNVQDI; from the exons aTGGGGTCACACGACCCCTTGGAAGGCATGGAAATAACCTTGGAGCTGCTG aagaagaaagagttcAATTGTAggttgaagaagaaggaggCTGCTGGCGCGTGGATAGCCTCCTCGAACTTTGAGAGAGAATTCGCAGCCTCCGGTCTCGACCAAGCAACAAGCAAAATGCCGAAGCAGATCCATGAGATCAAGGATTTCCTTCTAACTGCAAGAAGGAAGGATGCCCGCAATGTCAAAATCAAGAGGACCAAGGATGCTGTCAAGTTCAAGGTTCAGTGCTCCAAGTACctttacacactttgtgtgtttgATTCCGAGAATGCCGACAAGTTGAAGCAATCTCTTCCTCCAGGTTTGAACGTTCA